A single Pseudomonas putida DNA region contains:
- the hutU gene encoding urocanate hydratase, with product MTDNNKYRDVEIRAPRGNKLTAKSWLTEAPLRMLMNNLDPQVAENPKELVVYGGIGRAARNWACYDKIVETLTRLEDDETLLVQSGKPVGVFKTHSNAPRVLIANSNLVPHWANWEHFNELDAKGLAMYGQMTAGSWIYIGSQGIVQGTYETFVEAGRQHYGGSLKGKWVLTAGLGGMGGAQPLAATLAGACSLNIECQQSRIDFRLETRYVDEQAKDLDDALARIAKYTAEGKAISIALHGNAAEILPELVKRGVRPDMVTDQTSAHDPLNGYLPAGWTWEQYRDRAQTEPAAVVKAAKQSMAVHVQAMLDFQKQGIPTFDYGNNIRQMAKEEGVANAFDFPGFVPAYIRPLFCRGIGPFRWAALSGEAEDIYKTDAKVKELIPDDAHLHRWLDMARERISFQGLPARICWVGLGLRAKLGLAFNEMVRSGELSAPVVIGRDHLDSGSVSSPNRETEAMRDGSDAVSDWPLLNALLNTAGGATWVSLHHGGGVGMGFSQHSGMVIVCDGTDEAAERIARVLTNDPGTGVMRHADAGYDIAIDCAKEQGLDLPMITG from the coding sequence GTGACCGACAACAACAAATACCGTGACGTTGAAATCCGTGCCCCACGTGGCAACAAGCTGACCGCCAAAAGCTGGCTGACCGAAGCGCCACTGCGCATGCTGATGAACAACCTCGACCCGCAGGTCGCGGAAAACCCGAAAGAGCTGGTGGTGTATGGTGGCATCGGTCGCGCCGCGCGCAACTGGGCCTGCTACGACAAGATCGTCGAAACCCTGACCCGCCTGGAAGACGACGAAACCCTGCTGGTGCAGTCGGGCAAGCCGGTCGGCGTGTTCAAGACCCACAGCAACGCCCCGCGCGTACTGATCGCCAACTCCAACCTGGTGCCGCACTGGGCCAACTGGGAACACTTCAACGAACTGGACGCCAAGGGCCTGGCCATGTACGGCCAGATGACCGCCGGCAGCTGGATCTACATCGGCAGCCAGGGCATCGTCCAGGGCACCTACGAAACCTTCGTCGAAGCCGGTCGCCAGCACTACGGCGGTAGCCTGAAAGGCAAATGGGTACTGACCGCCGGCCTCGGCGGCATGGGCGGCGCCCAGCCGCTGGCCGCAACCCTGGCCGGTGCCTGCTCGCTGAACATCGAATGCCAGCAGAGCCGCATCGACTTCCGTCTGGAAACCCGCTACGTCGACGAGCAGGCCAAAGACCTCGACGACGCCCTGGCGCGCATTGCCAAGTACACCGCCGAAGGCAAGGCGATCTCCATCGCCCTGCACGGCAACGCCGCCGAAATCCTGCCAGAGCTGGTCAAGCGTGGCGTGCGCCCGGACATGGTCACCGACCAGACCAGCGCCCACGATCCGCTCAACGGTTACCTACCTGCCGGCTGGACCTGGGAACAGTACCGTGACCGCGCGCAGACCGAGCCTGCTGCTGTGGTCAAGGCTGCCAAGCAGTCGATGGCCGTGCACGTGCAAGCCATGCTCGACTTCCAGAAGCAGGGCATCCCGACCTTCGACTACGGCAACAACATCCGCCAGATGGCCAAGGAAGAGGGCGTGGCCAACGCGTTCGACTTCCCAGGCTTCGTCCCGGCCTACATCCGTCCGCTGTTCTGCCGCGGCATCGGCCCGTTCCGCTGGGCGGCGCTGTCCGGTGAAGCCGAGGACATCTACAAGACCGACGCCAAGGTCAAGGAACTGATCCCGGACGACGCCCACCTGCACCGCTGGCTGGACATGGCCCGCGAGCGCATCAGCTTCCAGGGCCTGCCGGCACGTATCTGCTGGGTTGGCCTGGGCCTGCGCGCCAAGCTGGGCCTGGCCTTCAACGAAATGGTCCGCAGCGGCGAGCTGTCGGCGCCGGTGGTGATTGGCCGCGACCACCTGGACTCAGGTTCCGTGTCCAGCCCGAACCGCGAGACCGAAGCCATGCGCGACGGCTCCGACGCAGTATCCGACTGGCCGCTGCTCAACGCCCTGCTCAACACCGCAGGCGGCGCCACCTGGGTTTCGCTGCACCATGGCGGCGGCGTGGGCATGGGCTTCTCCCAGCACTCGG
- a CDS encoding HutD family protein: MTQLQLLRAQDYPRMPWKNGGGFTEEITRDNGEGLDGFGWRLSIADIEESGGFSVFAGYQRIISVLQGDGMRLLVDGQASRPLLPFDAFAFSGESQVSCNLLGGAIRDFNLIYAPQRYRARLQWFDGTSRLYSSASTVLLFAASGQVEVAIAGHDMQRLGLYDCLRVEGNDELLGLDVQGRFCLIELISH; this comes from the coding sequence ATGACTCAGTTGCAGTTGCTGCGTGCGCAGGATTACCCGCGTATGCCCTGGAAAAACGGTGGCGGCTTCACCGAGGAGATCACCCGCGACAACGGCGAGGGGCTCGATGGCTTCGGCTGGCGCCTTTCGATTGCCGATATCGAGGAGTCGGGCGGGTTTTCCGTGTTCGCCGGTTACCAGCGGATCATCAGTGTGCTGCAGGGCGATGGCATGCGTCTGCTGGTCGACGGCCAGGCCAGCCGGCCATTGCTGCCGTTCGATGCGTTTGCCTTCAGTGGCGAGAGCCAGGTCAGTTGCAACCTGCTCGGTGGGGCGATCCGCGATTTCAACCTGATCTACGCGCCGCAGCGCTATCGCGCGCGCTTGCAGTGGTTTGACGGTACCAGCCGTTTGTACAGCTCGGCGTCGACGGTGTTGCTGTTTGCTGCCAGCGGGCAAGTTGAAGTGGCAATTGCTGGGCACGATATGCAGCGGCTTGGGTTGTATGACTGCCTGCGGGTTGAGGGCAATGATGAATTGCTCGGGCTGGATGTACAGGGGCGGTTCTGCCTGATCGAGCTTATTTCACATTGA
- the hutC gene encoding histidine utilization repressor: MGEGPAPLYARVKQMIIQQIENGSWPPHHRVPSESELVSELGFSRMTINRALRELTAEGLLVRMQGVGTFVAEPKSRSALFEVNNIADEIAGRGHQHSCQVIKLAEEAAGSERALALDMREGQRVFHSLIVHYENGVPVQIEDRYVNAAIAPDYLKQDFTRQTPYAYLSQVAPLTEGEHVVEAILAEPEECRLLQIERGEPCLLIRRRTWSGRQPVTAARLIHPGSRHRLEGRFSK, translated from the coding sequence ATGGGCGAGGGCCCGGCGCCGCTGTATGCCCGGGTCAAGCAGATGATCATCCAGCAGATCGAAAACGGCAGCTGGCCGCCGCATCACCGGGTGCCTTCGGAGAGCGAACTGGTCAGTGAACTGGGCTTCAGCCGCATGACCATCAACCGTGCCTTGCGTGAACTCACCGCTGAAGGCCTGCTGGTGCGCATGCAGGGTGTTGGCACCTTCGTCGCCGAACCCAAGTCCCGCTCGGCGCTGTTCGAGGTCAACAACATTGCCGACGAGATCGCCGGCCGTGGCCACCAGCATAGCTGCCAGGTGATCAAGCTGGCTGAAGAGGCCGCCGGTTCCGAGCGCGCCCTGGCCCTGGACATGCGTGAAGGGCAGCGGGTATTCCACTCGTTGATCGTGCATTACGAGAATGGCGTGCCGGTGCAGATCGAGGATCGTTATGTCAACGCGGCCATCGCCCCCGACTACCTCAAGCAGGACTTCACCCGGCAGACGCCTTACGCCTACCTGTCCCAGGTTGCGCCGCTGACCGAGGGCGAGCACGTGGTCGAGGCAATTCTTGCCGAGCCCGAAGAGTGTCGCCTGTTGCAGATCGAGCGCGGCGAACCCTGCCTGCTGATCCGCCGTCGCACCTGGTCCGGTCGCCAGCCAGTGACCGCTGCGCGGCTGATTCACCCCGGTTCCCGTCACCGCCTTGAAGGACGTTTCAGTAAATGA
- a CDS encoding formimidoylglutamate deiminase has protein sequence MSAYFAERALLPTGWASNVRFEVSSDGLLSRIEADASADGAERLAGPLLPGMPNLHSHAFQRAMAGLAEVAGNPNDSFWTWRELMYRLVGKITPEQLQVIARQLYIEMLKAGYTSVAEFHYVHHDQAGKAYADPAELSRRISAAAASSGIGLTLLPVLYSHAGFGGQAPNEGQRRFINSTKQYLQLQAQLAPVLAAQPAQQLGLCFHSLRAVTPGQIADVLAASNQQCPVHIHIAEQQKEVDDCLAWSGLRPLQWLYEHVDVDPRWCLVHATHAEADEVTAMARSGAVAGLCLTTEANLGDGIFPAVDFLAQGGRMGIGSDSHVSLSVVEELRWLEYGQRLRDQRRNRLYRGDQPMVGRTLYDAALVGGAQALGQPIGELAVGKRADWLVLDGQDPYIAMAEGDGILNRWLFAGGDRQVRDVMVNGQWVVRQGQHAHEEESRQAFAAVLRALLS, from the coding sequence ATGTCCGCCTATTTCGCCGAACGCGCCCTGCTGCCCACTGGCTGGGCCAGTAACGTCCGCTTCGAAGTGTCCAGTGACGGCTTGCTCAGCCGGATCGAAGCCGACGCCTCGGCCGACGGCGCCGAACGCCTGGCCGGGCCATTGCTGCCAGGCATGCCCAACCTGCACTCGCATGCGTTCCAGCGGGCCATGGCGGGGCTGGCGGAAGTCGCGGGCAACCCTAACGACAGCTTCTGGACGTGGCGCGAGTTGATGTACCGGCTGGTCGGCAAGATCACCCCGGAACAACTGCAGGTAATTGCGCGCCAGCTGTATATCGAGATGCTCAAGGCCGGCTACACCTCGGTGGCCGAATTCCACTATGTGCACCATGACCAGGCAGGCAAGGCCTATGCCGACCCCGCCGAGCTGTCCCGACGCATCAGTGCGGCCGCAGCCAGCAGCGGCATCGGCCTGACCTTGCTGCCGGTGCTGTACAGCCACGCAGGCTTCGGCGGCCAGGCACCCAACGAAGGGCAACGGCGCTTCATCAACTCCACCAAACAGTACCTGCAACTGCAGGCTCAACTGGCGCCGGTGCTGGCCGCGCAGCCCGCGCAACAGCTGGGCTTGTGCTTCCACTCGCTGCGCGCGGTCACTCCCGGCCAAATCGCCGACGTGCTGGCTGCCAGCAATCAGCAATGCCCGGTTCATATCCACATCGCCGAACAGCAGAAGGAAGTCGATGACTGCCTGGCCTGGAGCGGGCTGCGGCCGCTGCAGTGGCTCTATGAACATGTCGATGTGGACCCGCGCTGGTGCCTGGTGCATGCCACCCATGCTGAAGCGGATGAAGTCACGGCCATGGCGCGCAGCGGTGCGGTGGCGGGTTTGTGCCTGACCACCGAAGCCAATCTGGGCGATGGTATTTTCCCGGCAGTGGACTTCCTCGCTCAGGGCGGGCGCATGGGTATTGGCTCGGACAGCCATGTGTCGCTGAGCGTGGTCGAGGAGCTGCGTTGGCTGGAATATGGTCAGCGCCTGCGAGACCAACGGCGCAATCGCTTGTACCGCGGCGATCAGCCGATGGTCGGGCGCACGCTGTACGACGCGGCACTGGTCGGCGGGGCTCAGGCGCTGGGGCAGCCGATTGGCGAGCTCGCGGTGGGCAAACGGGCCGACTGGCTGGTGCTGGATGGGCAGGACCCGTATATCGCCATGGCCGAGGGGGACGGGATTCTCAACCGCTGGTTGTTCGCTGGCGGGGATCGTCAGGTGCGCGACGTGATGGTCAACGGGCAGTGGGTGGTGCGTCAGGGGCAGCATGCCCATGAAGAGGAAAGCCGCCAGGCGTTTGCCGCAGTGTTGCGAGCGCTACTGAGCTGA
- a CDS encoding lipocalin family protein, whose amino-acid sequence MRRLHLLLGLCLVMLLGGCATSANDPLVPKTAGNVDLKRYQGKWYELARLPMKYQAECAQSEAHYNLKPDGSYGVLNRCRTMGDEWLRAEGHANIQEPGHTDRLWVEFDNWFTRLVPGVARGEYWILYVDDHYRTAIVGSPDRKYLWILSRTPTLPVWERESLMAKARQQGYDTSRLIWRTPDKQIVQMH is encoded by the coding sequence ATGAGGCGTCTGCATCTGCTGCTGGGGCTGTGCCTGGTCATGCTGCTGGGTGGCTGCGCCACCTCCGCCAACGACCCGCTGGTACCGAAGACCGCTGGTAATGTCGACCTCAAGCGCTATCAGGGCAAGTGGTACGAGCTGGCGCGCCTGCCGATGAAATACCAGGCCGAGTGTGCGCAGTCTGAAGCGCATTACAACCTCAAGCCCGATGGCTCGTACGGCGTGCTCAACCGCTGCCGCACGATGGGGGATGAATGGCTGCGCGCCGAGGGGCACGCCAATATCCAGGAGCCGGGCCATACCGACAGGCTGTGGGTCGAGTTCGACAACTGGTTCACCCGCCTGGTCCCGGGCGTGGCCAGGGGCGAGTACTGGATACTGTACGTGGACGATCACTACCGCACGGCGATCGTCGGCAGCCCGGACCGCAAGTACCTGTGGATCCTGTCGCGCACACCGACACTGCCAGTGTGGGAGCGCGAGAGCCTGATGGCCAAGGCCCGCCAGCAGGGCTATGACACCAGCCGGCTGATCTGGCGTACACCAGACAAGCAGATCGTGCAGATGCATTGA
- the bamE gene encoding outer membrane protein assembly factor BamE domain-containing protein — translation MSLRSLALLSLCVVLTACSKINQENYSKLKAGMNKAEVEQLLGTPTECSGALGMSSCTWGDEKSFISVQYAADKVLMYSGQGLK, via the coding sequence ATGTCGTTGCGTTCCCTCGCCCTGTTGTCCTTGTGCGTCGTCCTGACTGCGTGCAGCAAGATCAATCAGGAAAACTATTCCAAGCTCAAGGCCGGCATGAACAAGGCCGAGGTCGAGCAACTGCTCGGCACGCCCACCGAGTGCTCCGGCGCGTTGGGCATGAGCAGCTGCACCTGGGGGGACGAGAAGAGTTTTATCAGCGTGCAGTACGCGGCCGACAAAGTGCTGATGTACTCCGGGCAGGGCCTCAAATGA
- a CDS encoding methyl-accepting chemotaxis protein, with protein MAAAINQLGAAAQEIAQNAALASQHSSEARGLAEDGQQVVGRTIDVMNQLSARISDSCGNIETLNAHTANIGQILDVISGISQQTNLLALNAAIEAARAGEAGRGFAVVADEVRNLAHRTQESAQQVQRLIEELQAGAQVAVSTMNQSRQHSEHSVGIANQAGERLGSVTQRIGEIDGMNQSVATATEEQTAVVESINVDITEINTLNQEGVHNLQSTLRACTDLEHQVERLKHLVGSFRI; from the coding sequence GTGGCGGCAGCGATCAATCAGCTGGGCGCCGCCGCCCAGGAAATCGCCCAGAACGCCGCACTGGCCTCGCAGCACTCCAGCGAAGCACGCGGCCTGGCCGAAGATGGCCAGCAAGTGGTCGGGCGCACCATCGATGTGATGAACCAGCTTTCGGCGCGAATCAGCGATTCGTGCGGCAACATCGAAACACTCAATGCCCACACAGCCAACATTGGCCAGATCCTCGATGTGATCAGCGGTATTTCCCAACAGACCAACCTGCTGGCGCTCAACGCCGCGATCGAAGCAGCCCGTGCGGGCGAGGCCGGGCGTGGCTTTGCCGTGGTTGCCGACGAGGTACGCAACCTGGCGCACCGTACGCAGGAGTCGGCACAGCAGGTGCAGCGCCTGATCGAAGAGCTGCAGGCCGGTGCGCAAGTGGCGGTCAGCACCATGAACCAAAGCCGCCAGCACAGCGAGCACAGCGTGGGCATTGCCAACCAGGCCGGCGAGCGCCTGGGCAGCGTGACCCAGCGCATTGGCGAGATCGATGGCATGAACCAGTCGGTGGCCACCGCCACTGAAGAACAGACGGCCGTGGTCGAGTCGATCAATGTCGACATCACCGAGATCAATACGTTGAATCAGGAAGGGGTGCACAACCTGCAGAGCACCTTGCGTGCCTGCACCGACCTGGAGCATCAGGTCGAGCGGTTGAAGCATCTGGTGGGCAGTTTCCGGATCTGA
- a CDS encoding DUF924 family protein has product MLAPWQPLLEWWFGWGTSPQAVADEKSTLWFGKQHDADAQALFGDLVEHALAGGLDEWQQSPQGWLGLLILLDQLPRMLYRDRPRAFEGDRRAQVVAMQGLQKNWDYQLLPIQRVFVLLVLEHAEVLDWQNLCVERYQVLLEEQPEDNRRLFEGFLDYAEQHQRVIARFGRFPHRNLVLGRPSTSEEMDFLLEPGSRF; this is encoded by the coding sequence ATGCTCGCACCTTGGCAGCCGTTGCTGGAGTGGTGGTTCGGTTGGGGCACCAGCCCCCAGGCCGTGGCTGACGAGAAGAGCACGCTGTGGTTCGGCAAGCAGCACGACGCTGACGCCCAGGCGCTGTTTGGCGACCTGGTCGAGCACGCCCTGGCGGGTGGGCTCGACGAGTGGCAGCAGAGCCCTCAAGGCTGGCTCGGCTTGCTGATTCTGCTGGACCAGCTGCCGCGCATGCTCTACCGCGACAGGCCGCGCGCTTTCGAAGGTGATCGGCGTGCCCAGGTGGTGGCCATGCAGGGCCTGCAGAAGAACTGGGATTACCAGTTGCTGCCGATCCAGCGGGTGTTCGTGCTGCTGGTGCTGGAGCATGCCGAGGTGCTGGACTGGCAGAACCTGTGTGTCGAGCGTTACCAGGTGCTGCTGGAAGAACAGCCGGAGGATAACCGGCGGTTGTTCGAAGGCTTCCTCGATTACGCCGAGCAGCACCAGCGGGTGATTGCCCGGTTCGGGCGCTTCCCGCACCGAAACCTGGTGCTGGGGCGGCCGAGCACCAGTGAAGAGATGGACTTCCTGCTGGAGCCTGGGTCCAGGTTCTAG
- a CDS encoding class 1 fructose-bisphosphatase, which produces MSRVTLSRYLIEQTRSNNTPADLRFLIEVVARACKEISHHVSKGALGGVLGSMGTENVQGEVQKKLDVISNDILLEANEWGGHLAGMASEEMDNAYQIPGKYPKGAYLLVFDPLDGSSNIDVNVSVGTIFSVLRCPSQYLSQNESLNEEAFLQPGTEQVAAGYAIYGPQTMLILTLGNGVKGFTLDRELGSFVLTHENIQVPATTAEFAINMSNQRHWEAPVQRYVGELLAGETGPLKKNYNMRWIASMVADVHRILTRGGLFMYPRDAREPSKPGKLRLMYEANPMSFIIEQAGGASTNGYDRILDIKPESLHQRVSVILGSKEEVERVTAYHKE; this is translated from the coding sequence ATGTCCCGCGTTACCCTGAGTCGCTATCTGATTGAGCAGACCCGCAGCAACAATACCCCTGCCGATCTGCGCTTCCTGATCGAAGTGGTGGCGCGTGCGTGCAAGGAAATCAGCCATCACGTGTCCAAAGGCGCCCTCGGCGGCGTGCTGGGCAGCATGGGCACTGAAAACGTGCAGGGCGAAGTCCAGAAGAAGCTGGACGTGATCTCCAACGACATCCTGCTCGAAGCCAACGAGTGGGGCGGCCACCTGGCCGGCATGGCGTCCGAAGAAATGGACAACGCCTACCAGATCCCGGGCAAGTACCCGAAAGGCGCCTACCTGCTGGTCTTCGACCCGCTGGACGGCTCGTCGAACATCGACGTCAACGTCTCGGTCGGCACCATCTTCTCGGTACTGCGTTGCCCTAGCCAGTACCTGAGCCAGAACGAAAGCCTGAACGAAGAAGCGTTCCTGCAGCCAGGTACCGAGCAGGTCGCCGCCGGTTACGCCATCTACGGCCCACAGACCATGCTGATCCTGACCCTGGGCAACGGCGTCAAGGGCTTCACCCTGGACCGCGAGCTGGGCAGCTTCGTCCTGACCCACGAGAACATCCAGGTTCCGGCAACCACCGCCGAGTTCGCCATCAACATGTCCAACCAGCGTCACTGGGAAGCCCCGGTGCAGCGCTACGTGGGCGAACTGCTGGCTGGCGAGACCGGCCCGCTGAAGAAGAACTACAACATGCGCTGGATCGCCTCGATGGTGGCCGACGTGCACCGTATCCTGACCCGTGGCGGTCTGTTCATGTACCCGCGTGATGCCCGTGAGCCGAGCAAGCCGGGCAAGCTGCGCCTGATGTACGAAGCCAACCCGATGTCGTTCATCATTGAACAGGCCGGTGGCGCCTCTACCAACGGTTACGATCGCATCCTCGACATCAAGCCTGAAAGCCTGCACCAGCGCGTGTCGGTGATCCTCGGCTCGAAGGAAGAGGTCGAGCGCGTCACCGCCTACCACAAGGAGTAA
- a CDS encoding glycogen/starch/alpha-glucan phosphorylase, translating to MSQEPKARDAEVADFRAAVLDKLTYAVGKDPEHAFDHDWFEAIALAARDHMVDHWMDHTRQAYRRSQKRVYYLSLEFLIGRLLYDSLSNLGLLDIAREALEGLNVDLERIRLLEPDAALGNGGLGRLAACFMESMSTLGIAAHGYGIRYEHGLFRQAMVDGWQQEQTENWLDFGNPWEFERAEVIYPISFGGSVETVHDTHGKQRQVWWPGETVRAVAYDTPVVGWRGASVNTLRLWRARALEELHLERFNAGDHLGAVAEVARAESISRVLYPADSTEAGQELRLRQEYFFVSASLQDLLRRHLNMHENLLNLPDAAAIQLNDTHPSIAVAELMRLLVDQHEIPWDTAWELTVGTLAYTNHTLLPEALETWPVALMERMLPRHMQIIYLINAYHIDSLRAKGLHDFDVLRAVSLIEEDNGRRVRMGNLAFLGSHSVNGVSALHSKLMKSTVFAELHKLYPQRINNKTNGITFRRWLYQSNPQLTEMLVEALGPDLKDDPEGRLAGLVPFADKASFRKQFAAQRLHSKRALASIIQDRIGVTVNPEALFDVQVKRIHEYKRQLLNLLHTVALYQAMRNDPGTNWVPRVKIFAGKAAASYHQAKLIIKLANDIARVVNNDPTVRGLLKVVFLPNYNVSLAESIIPAADLSEQISTAGYEASGTSNMKFGLNGALTIGTLDGANVEMCEQVGADNMFIFGLTAQQVEARKRAGDFGANAAIAASNRLSDVLQAIRSGVFSPDDPSRYAGLIDGLVAYDRFLVCADFDAYWDAQRRVEELWHTPQEWWRMAVLNTARMGWFSSDRTIREYATEIWKALD from the coding sequence ATGTCCCAGGAACCTAAAGCACGTGACGCCGAAGTCGCGGATTTTCGCGCTGCCGTACTGGATAAGCTGACCTACGCGGTCGGCAAGGACCCGGAGCATGCCTTCGACCACGACTGGTTCGAGGCCATCGCCCTGGCAGCACGCGATCACATGGTCGACCACTGGATGGACCATACCCGCCAGGCCTACCGACGTAGCCAGAAGCGGGTCTACTACCTTTCCCTGGAATTTCTCATTGGCCGGCTGCTCTATGACAGCCTGAGCAACCTCGGCTTGCTGGACATCGCCCGCGAGGCATTGGAAGGCCTGAACGTCGACCTGGAGCGCATTCGCCTGCTCGAGCCGGATGCCGCACTGGGCAACGGCGGCCTGGGCCGCCTGGCGGCGTGCTTCATGGAGAGCATGTCGACGTTGGGTATTGCTGCCCACGGTTACGGTATCCGCTACGAGCACGGGCTGTTCCGTCAAGCCATGGTCGATGGCTGGCAGCAGGAGCAGACCGAGAACTGGCTGGACTTCGGCAACCCCTGGGAATTCGAGCGCGCCGAGGTGATTTACCCGATCAGCTTTGGTGGCAGCGTCGAAACGGTGCATGACACCCACGGCAAGCAGCGTCAGGTGTGGTGGCCGGGGGAAACCGTGCGGGCGGTAGCTTACGACACACCAGTGGTTGGCTGGCGCGGAGCCAGCGTCAATACCTTGCGCCTGTGGCGGGCGCGGGCGCTGGAAGAATTGCACCTGGAGCGCTTCAATGCCGGTGACCACCTCGGCGCGGTTGCCGAAGTCGCGCGGGCCGAGAGCATCTCGCGGGTGCTGTACCCGGCCGATAGCACCGAAGCCGGCCAGGAACTGCGCCTGCGTCAGGAATACTTCTTCGTTTCGGCCTCGCTGCAGGATCTGCTTCGCCGCCACCTGAACATGCACGAGAACCTGCTCAACCTGCCGGACGCGGCAGCCATCCAGCTCAATGACACTCACCCGTCAATCGCCGTTGCCGAGCTGATGCGCCTGCTGGTCGACCAGCACGAAATTCCGTGGGACACCGCGTGGGAGCTGACGGTCGGTACCCTGGCCTACACCAACCACACGCTGCTGCCCGAGGCCCTGGAAACCTGGCCGGTGGCGCTGATGGAGCGCATGCTGCCGCGGCACATGCAGATCATCTACCTGATCAATGCCTACCACATCGACAGCCTGCGCGCCAAAGGCCTGCACGACTTCGACGTGCTGCGGGCCGTGTCGTTGATCGAAGAAGACAACGGCCGCCGGGTACGCATGGGCAACCTGGCGTTCCTCGGCTCGCACAGCGTCAATGGTGTGTCGGCGCTGCACAGCAAACTGATGAAGAGCACGGTGTTCGCCGAGCTGCACAAGCTTTACCCGCAGCGGATCAACAACAAGACCAACGGCATCACCTTCCGCCGCTGGCTGTACCAGTCCAACCCGCAGTTGACCGAGATGCTGGTCGAGGCGCTCGGGCCGGACCTCAAGGACGACCCCGAAGGGCGCCTGGCCGGGCTGGTGCCGTTCGCCGACAAGGCCAGCTTCCGCAAACAGTTCGCCGCTCAGCGCCTGCACAGCAAGCGCGCCCTGGCCAGCATCATCCAGGACCGGATTGGCGTCACGGTCAACCCGGAGGCGCTGTTCGACGTGCAGGTCAAGCGCATTCACGAATACAAGCGCCAGCTGCTCAACCTGCTGCACACCGTGGCGCTGTACCAGGCGATGCGCAACGACCCCGGCACCAACTGGGTGCCGCGGGTGAAGATCTTCGCCGGCAAGGCGGCGGCCAGCTATCACCAGGCCAAGCTGATCATCAAGCTGGCCAACGACATCGCCCGGGTGGTCAACAACGACCCGACCGTGCGCGGCCTGCTCAAGGTGGTGTTCCTGCCCAACTACAACGTCAGCCTGGCCGAAAGCATCATCCCGGCGGCGGACCTGTCGGAGCAGATCTCCACGGCCGGTTACGAGGCGTCCGGCACCAGCAACATGAAGTTCGGCCTCAACGGCGCGCTGACCATCGGCACGCTCGATGGTGCCAACGTCGAGATGTGCGAACAGGTGGGGGCGGACAACATGTTCATCTTCGGCCTGACTGCGCAGCAGGTGGAAGCACGCAAGCGGGCCGGTGATTTCGGTGCCAACGCCGCTATCGCTGCGTCGAATCGCTTGAGCGATGTGCTGCAGGCCATTCGCAGCGGGGTGTTCTCACCTGACGACCCTTCACGCTACGCCGGGTTGATCGACGGGCTGGTGGCCTACGACCGTTTCCTCGTTTGTGCCGATTTTGATGCCTACTGGGATGCCCAGCGACGCGTCGAAGAGCTGTGGCACACGCCGCAGGAGTGGTGGCGCATGGCGGTGCTGAACACGGCGCGGATGGGCTGGTTCTCCTCGGACCGGACCATTCGCGAATATGCCACCGAGATCTGGAAGGCTTTGGATTGA
- a CDS encoding YkgJ family cysteine cluster protein, with protein sequence MKTTLIAAAEVDRLETWQRYTSNMCHGCHSTCCTLPVEVKIKDLIRIGVVDEFEKDEPPKNVAKRLQKEGIIERFNQKSGIFTLTRMSNDDCMYLDRKSRLCTIYDKRPDTCRNHPKVGPRPGYCAYKPKVVGR encoded by the coding sequence ATGAAAACGACCCTGATCGCCGCGGCCGAAGTCGACCGCCTGGAGACCTGGCAGCGCTATACCAGCAACATGTGCCATGGCTGCCATTCGACCTGTTGCACCCTGCCGGTGGAGGTGAAGATCAAGGATCTGATCCGCATTGGCGTGGTGGACGAGTTCGAAAAAGACGAACCGCCTAAAAACGTGGCCAAGCGCCTGCAGAAGGAAGGCATCATCGAGCGCTTCAACCAGAAGTCGGGGATCTTCACCCTGACCCGGATGAGCAACGATGACTGCATGTACCTGGATCGCAAGAGCCGGCTGTGCACCATCTATGACAAACGCCCCGATACCTGCCGCAACCACCCCAAGGTCGGGCCGCGGCCGGGGTATTGTGCCTATAAGCCCAAGGTGGTTGGCCGCTGA